A single Pseudodesulfovibrio aespoeensis Aspo-2 DNA region contains:
- a CDS encoding OmpA family protein, translated as MADKKSESKPQPELQAGVKPSQPKPDPGIPAWMATFADMVTLLLCFFVLLLSFTNTDITNFRLLMGSIQEALGVQYEDSGALSNPFADSSFKERQSVRENREIVEVGARLKDFIRARDLTSMARVSSDKSGVMLRFNNSAMFQRGSAELSPQAKPALEVVIAGMENKNFNLVINGHTDSETPESDLYTSNWELSAARAATCLRYILTHSDISANRMKAVGYAGAKPIVPSTSEENRQINRRVEFFYMPVGRSKW; from the coding sequence ATGGCCGACAAGAAATCCGAATCCAAGCCGCAGCCCGAGCTTCAGGCCGGTGTCAAGCCCTCGCAGCCGAAGCCGGACCCGGGCATCCCGGCGTGGATGGCGACCTTCGCCGACATGGTGACACTCCTGCTGTGCTTTTTCGTGCTGCTCCTGTCGTTCACCAATACCGACATCACCAACTTCCGGCTGCTGATGGGGTCCATCCAGGAGGCTCTGGGCGTCCAGTACGAGGACAGTGGAGCCCTCTCCAACCCCTTTGCCGATTCGTCCTTCAAGGAGCGGCAGAGCGTGCGCGAGAACCGCGAGATCGTCGAGGTCGGCGCGCGCCTCAAGGATTTCATCCGGGCCAGGGATCTGACCAGCATGGCCCGCGTGAGCAGCGACAAGTCGGGCGTGATGCTCCGCTTCAACAACAGCGCCATGTTCCAGAGGGGATCAGCCGAACTGTCGCCCCAGGCGAAACCGGCGCTTGAGGTGGTCATTGCCGGGATGGAAAACAAGAATTTCAACCTGGTCATCAACGGACACACGGACAGTGAAACCCCGGAGTCGGACCTCTACACATCCAACTGGGAGCTTTCAGCGGCCCGTGCGGCCACCTGTCTGCGCTACATCCTGACCCACTCGGACATCTCGGCCAACCGCATGAAGGCCGTGGGCTATGCCGGGGCAAAACCCATCGTGCCGAGCACATCCGAGGAAAACAGGCAGATCAACAGGCGGGTCGAATTCTTCTACATGCCCGTGGGCCGCTCCAAATGGTAG
- a CDS encoding flagellar motor protein MotB, which translates to MARKAEEVVQRKPLREPPRDEGLPPWMATFADMMTLLLCFFVLLLSFAEQSEEKYRDALGSLKGAFGVRELRTVSDDMAPFNTSQSSKELMAKISTDERLLLGVVMRIKSLMEDEDIKLKEGTGVAADRDGVIFSADSAMLFAPGTADLAADADTVLDKVVTVLKDYNLSLVVRGHTDDRPISTLKFPSNWELSSARAAVALDYILRESGIGISRAKAVGYADTRPAAPNDSDENRLKNQRVEFYLHMPQRDAW; encoded by the coding sequence ATGGCCAGGAAAGCGGAAGAAGTCGTCCAGAGAAAACCCCTGCGGGAGCCGCCCCGCGACGAGGGACTCCCGCCTTGGATGGCGACATTTGCCGACATGATGACGCTTTTGCTGTGCTTTTTCGTGCTGCTCCTGTCCTTTGCCGAGCAGAGCGAGGAGAAGTACCGCGATGCCCTGGGCTCGCTCAAGGGGGCCTTTGGCGTTAGAGAGCTGCGGACCGTGTCTGACGACATGGCCCCGTTCAACACCAGTCAGTCTTCCAAGGAGCTCATGGCGAAGATTTCCACGGACGAGCGGCTGCTGCTCGGAGTGGTCATGCGCATCAAGTCGCTGATGGAAGACGAGGATATCAAGCTCAAGGAAGGAACCGGCGTTGCGGCGGATCGGGACGGCGTGATCTTCAGCGCCGATTCCGCCATGCTGTTCGCGCCCGGCACGGCTGATCTGGCCGCCGATGCGGACACGGTGCTGGACAAGGTCGTCACGGTGCTCAAGGACTACAATCTCAGCCTGGTGGTGCGCGGCCATACTGATGACCGGCCCATATCCACGCTCAAGTTTCCGTCCAACTGGGAATTGTCGTCGGCCAGGGCCGCCGTGGCCCTCGATTACATCCTGCGCGAGAGCGGCATCGGGATCAGCCGGGCCAAGGCCGTGGGCTATGCCGACACCCGGCCAGCTGCGCCCAATGATTCAGACGAAAACCGCCTCAAAAACCAGCGCGTCGAATTCTACCTGCACATGCCCCAGCGCGATGCGTGGTAG
- a CDS encoding motility protein A has translation MDIATLIGLVGAFGLVFAAIFMGGNAAGFVDIPSIAIVVGGTFAVTFVMFPLGVVIGTIKVGLKTLMIKSNDPQNIIRLITSLADTARKQSLVSLEKVAIDDPFLKKGVMLVVDGSSETLVRSVMEIELDFMRQRHRQGQSVFKGMGTMAPAFGMIGTLIGLVNMLSNLSDPSSIGPAMAVALLTTFYGAVLANCVFLPMATKLEERSAEDALFMQIMIEGVASLQRGDHPTVVKEKLQAFLAPAMREQA, from the coding sequence ATGGATATAGCAACTTTAATCGGGCTTGTCGGGGCCTTTGGACTGGTTTTTGCGGCCATCTTCATGGGCGGAAACGCCGCAGGCTTTGTGGACATCCCCTCCATTGCCATCGTCGTCGGCGGCACTTTTGCCGTCACCTTTGTCATGTTTCCGCTGGGCGTGGTCATCGGGACCATCAAGGTGGGGCTCAAGACATTGATGATCAAATCCAACGATCCCCAGAACATCATCCGACTCATCACCTCGCTGGCCGACACAGCCCGCAAGCAGAGCCTCGTCTCCCTGGAGAAGGTCGCCATTGATGATCCGTTTCTCAAGAAAGGGGTCATGCTGGTGGTGGATGGGTCGAGCGAGACCCTGGTCCGGTCGGTCATGGAGATCGAGCTTGATTTCATGCGGCAGCGGCACAGGCAGGGGCAGTCGGTCTTCAAGGGCATGGGGACGATGGCTCCCGCCTTTGGCATGATCGGCACCCTGATCGGTCTGGTGAACATGCTCTCCAATCTCTCGGACCCGTCCTCCATCGGCCCGGCCATGGCCGTTGCCCTGCTGACCACGTTCTACGGGGCGGTCCTGGCCAACTGCGTCTTTCTCCCCATGGCCACGAAGCTGGAGGAGCGCTCGGCCGAGGACGCCCTGTTCATGCAGATCATGATCGAGGGTGTGGCTTCGCTGCAACGCGGCGACCACCCCACAGTGGTCAAGGAAAAGCTCCAGGCGTTCCTTGCGCCAGCCATGCGCGAGCAGGCCTAG
- a CDS encoding FapA family protein, with translation MPFFLKHHFDPDVDQQSLRPEHQEDGSVDHYELNFVHNVEAGAVIAQWEELSDEAARSADPRFLHQDKMFPAGKGTGIKRRDPDNLYAAVSGYVCYQDGRIVVNDTLTLPSEVDFHTGNINFVGNVIIGGSARGGFAIRGRDITIQGQIEGTRIEALRDLNCRGGVKGAKTAFLEAGRSMKLAFCEYGTLKAREDILIKGALMHSNVYAGRKLAVGGRLTGGTIYCHEYIYVGEQLGGGLDTDTALVVGYDPALLFTDVEYETRIDRLHTDITILEKALGKGRDHKREYAEKLESARRELDLLKLLKVKLWEGIRGTEQVDQCKVLVPGLVKPGVEISIGSAFLKVDDYLEDVYFYHENDEVKIGTSVHKLRR, from the coding sequence ATGCCTTTTTTCCTCAAACACCATTTTGACCCCGACGTGGATCAGCAAAGCCTTCGGCCCGAGCACCAGGAAGACGGGAGCGTCGATCATTATGAATTGAATTTTGTTCATAATGTCGAGGCCGGGGCCGTGATCGCCCAGTGGGAGGAGCTGAGCGACGAGGCGGCCCGCAGCGCCGATCCCCGGTTCCTCCACCAGGACAAGATGTTCCCAGCCGGGAAAGGGACCGGCATCAAGCGCAGGGACCCCGACAATCTCTACGCTGCGGTGAGCGGCTATGTCTGCTATCAGGATGGTCGGATCGTGGTCAACGACACCCTGACCCTGCCGTCTGAGGTGGATTTCCATACCGGCAACATCAATTTCGTCGGCAACGTGATCATCGGCGGCTCCGCGCGAGGGGGGTTCGCCATCCGGGGGCGCGATATCACCATCCAGGGGCAGATCGAGGGGACGCGCATCGAGGCCCTGCGCGATCTGAACTGCCGGGGCGGCGTCAAGGGAGCCAAGACCGCGTTTCTCGAAGCTGGCAGGAGCATGAAACTCGCCTTTTGCGAATACGGCACCCTCAAAGCCAGGGAGGACATCCTGATCAAGGGGGCGCTGATGCACAGCAACGTGTACGCCGGACGCAAGCTGGCTGTTGGCGGCAGGCTGACCGGCGGCACCATTTATTGTCACGAGTATATCTATGTCGGCGAGCAGCTCGGCGGCGGCCTGGACACGGACACCGCGCTGGTGGTGGGGTATGATCCGGCCCTGCTTTTCACCGATGTCGAGTACGAGACCCGGATCGACAGACTGCACACCGACATCACGATCCTTGAGAAGGCGCTGGGCAAGGGCCGGGACCATAAGCGCGAATATGCCGAAAAGCTTGAGTCCGCCCGGCGCGAGCTAGACCTGCTCAAGCTGCTCAAGGTCAAGCTGTGGGAAGGCATCCGGGGCACCGAGCAGGTGGACCAATGCAAGGTGCTGGTGCCCGGCCTGGTCAAACCCGGTGTGGAGATAAGTATCGGTTCCGCATTTTTGAAGGTGGATGATTATCTTGAGGACGTCTATTTTTACCATGAGAACGATGAAGTCAAAATCGGCACATCGGTCCATAAGCTTAGAAGATAA
- a CDS encoding flagellar protein FlaG codes for MNFSEISNDIRQSLRSESVAPAQAKVRAPARDAESETAPLAVNRSGENALANRPHTLSKDEATALAADIEKVLEANNVKLKFNIIEENDTVQVEIVNNEGKTIRKIPSDDMIKLSKSLESLDRGFIDARS; via the coding sequence ATGAATTTCTCCGAAATATCCAATGATATCAGGCAGAGTTTGCGCTCGGAGAGCGTTGCTCCGGCCCAGGCAAAGGTCCGGGCTCCTGCTCGTGACGCAGAATCCGAAACGGCTCCATTGGCTGTGAACAGGAGTGGTGAGAATGCGCTTGCCAACAGGCCGCACACGCTCTCCAAGGACGAGGCAACAGCCCTGGCCGCCGATATCGAAAAGGTTCTCGAAGCGAACAACGTCAAGTTGAAGTTCAACATTATCGAAGAGAATGACACCGTGCAGGTGGAGATCGTGAACAACGAAGGGAAGACCATCCGCAAGATTCCCAGCGACGACATGATCAAGCTCTCCAAGTCGCTCGAAAGCCTCGACCGCGGATTCATCGACGCGCGATCCTGA
- a CDS encoding FMN-dependent NADH-azoreductase — protein sequence MTKIMFIKASPRGQRSHSIAVAERFIAACRAADPKAVILERDLFAMDLPTLDGPTLAGKYNIMHGRPFSEADRKAWSAVEAVITDFKSADKYVFAIPMWNFSLPYRLKHYMDIVAQPTYTFESTDQGYKGLVKARAFIAYARGGDYPDGSPYNFQQDYMAFYLGFIGITDVQSVAVQPTLAGDGPRDASKATAIEKALEIARTF from the coding sequence ATGACCAAAATCATGTTCATCAAGGCGTCGCCCCGCGGCCAGCGCTCCCATTCCATCGCCGTGGCCGAGCGGTTCATCGCGGCCTGCCGGGCCGCCGACCCCAAGGCAGTTATTCTGGAGCGCGACCTCTTTGCCATGGACCTTCCCACCCTTGACGGGCCGACCCTGGCTGGCAAGTACAACATCATGCATGGCCGCCCCTTTTCCGAGGCCGACAGGAAGGCGTGGAGCGCGGTGGAAGCGGTGATCACGGACTTCAAGAGCGCAGACAAGTATGTCTTCGCCATTCCCATGTGGAACTTCTCCCTGCCCTACCGGCTCAAGCACTACATGGACATCGTGGCCCAGCCCACCTACACCTTCGAATCCACGGACCAGGGCTACAAGGGACTGGTCAAGGCCAGGGCGTTCATCGCCTATGCCCGCGGCGGCGACTACCCCGATGGCTCGCCCTACAACTTTCAGCAGGACTACATGGCCTTCTATCTCGGCTTCATCGGCATCACCGACGTGCAGAGCGTGGCCGTGCAACCCACCCTGGCTGGCGACGGCCCGCGCGACGCCTCCAAGGCCACGGCCATTGAAAAGGCCCTGGAGATCGCCAGAACCTTCTGA
- a CDS encoding PEP/pyruvate-binding domain-containing protein: MAKTQKKPAQKAEESKAVAAGAKTESLKEKLVLNGADITLIGEEAELIVGGKNYNTAIISQVQGIRAPEFRAISSHAFHTVLDDTKVNAAVVRATVDKEYNQVDWRSDEANQDSEFLQKFVRHVGRKIREQSAKQSGTPIRLRTFINNVVEGFATSPEGIDQLRKRSVLVQSAILSVDIPEIVGNEVKGAYLSICKDAGMDDVPVAVRSSAAGEDSRKKAFAGLQDTYLNIIGADECLEAYQWDCGSAYNLRSMTYRREAILDAITKAEETGDNTIAETAKREWAIEHTSLSVCIMRMINPVISGTAFSADTATGCRGTDRNDLVSIDASYGLGEAVVGGMVTPDKFYVFQRDGGREVVIRYMGCKEKKIVYKEDGSGTHVVKVPDNEVSRWALSIAQAEMVAQGVRAISNAYGHMIMDTEFCIDKTDRLWFVQARPETRWNEDFELHPDTIFMRRLEVDKKAIESAEVILEGNGASRGAGQGTVKYLRSALELNKINKGDILAAERTDPDMVPGMRIASAILADVGGDTSHAAITSRELGIPAIIGIQRLEALRALDGQQITVDGSRGKVYRGELPLVQVGGEIDLAELPATKTKVGLILADVGQALFLSRLRTVPDFEIGLLRAEFMLGNIGVHPMALEAYDKDTLNDLVEEKIQQMDNRLTKVMKEQLADGLIRMPLKLREYVGLITGLSGQMDSLAEQEGSRSTDQVLAMHRKLREMDHKLDEHLSFATDRLDVLKTSIDLEAHVAVILGHHDVLESMPEPRSEAWKVRQEHEQIVADYVKRLKNNPEIVAYLDQVTALREEVALKMGLKSEMDEVATLPDRIRHLLEARGYTSGKENYIQTLAQGLALFAMAFYGSNIVYRTTDFKSNEYRNLLGGLLFEAHEDNPMIGYRGVSRNIHDWELEAFKLARGIYGGKNLSIMFPFVRTLEEARSMKRYLKQVHNLESGRDNLKVILMAEIPSNAILCKEFLQEVDGFSIGSNDMTQMVLATDRDNASLQHIYDEEDPAVVWAILSAIFAGQKAGKKVGFCGQGVSNSLILRGLVAIAGIVSASVVPDTYQQTKFDMAAVEAENIRPSDLGGWLKKQHMKRLCELLETNSYGHILKKYKSPEDFMEWYEGELDRFSEQLREHMETPKEEFYRQEMQQFRSMFHKPVIYASWEWHNTVEDAMHHAGFATFEEQEQALEAQRAKSW; the protein is encoded by the coding sequence ATGGCCAAGACCCAGAAAAAGCCCGCTCAGAAGGCTGAAGAAAGCAAAGCCGTCGCCGCAGGGGCAAAAACTGAGAGTCTCAAAGAGAAGTTGGTTCTCAACGGCGCCGATATCACTCTGATAGGCGAAGAAGCTGAACTTATTGTCGGCGGCAAGAACTACAACACCGCCATAATCAGTCAGGTCCAGGGCATCAGGGCGCCCGAATTCAGGGCCATTTCCTCACATGCATTTCATACCGTTCTCGACGACACCAAGGTCAACGCCGCCGTTGTCCGGGCCACTGTGGACAAGGAGTACAACCAGGTGGACTGGCGCTCCGACGAGGCGAACCAGGACTCGGAATTCCTGCAGAAGTTCGTCCGCCACGTAGGCCGCAAGATCCGCGAGCAGTCGGCCAAGCAGTCGGGCACGCCCATCAGGCTGCGCACGTTCATCAACAACGTGGTCGAAGGGTTTGCCACCTCGCCGGAGGGCATCGACCAGCTCAGGAAACGGTCGGTCCTTGTCCAGTCGGCCATCCTCTCTGTGGACATACCCGAAATCGTCGGCAATGAGGTCAAGGGCGCATACCTGTCCATCTGCAAGGACGCGGGCATGGACGACGTTCCCGTGGCCGTGCGCTCGTCCGCAGCGGGCGAGGACAGCCGCAAGAAGGCCTTTGCCGGACTTCAGGACACCTATCTCAACATCATCGGGGCCGACGAGTGCCTCGAAGCCTATCAGTGGGACTGCGGTTCGGCCTACAACCTGCGCTCCATGACCTACCGCCGCGAGGCGATCCTCGACGCCATCACCAAGGCCGAGGAGACCGGCGACAACACCATTGCCGAGACCGCCAAGCGGGAGTGGGCCATTGAGCACACCTCCCTTTCCGTGTGTATCATGCGCATGATCAACCCGGTCATCTCCGGCACCGCCTTCAGCGCGGACACGGCCACCGGCTGTCGCGGCACCGACCGCAACGACCTGGTGTCCATCGACGCCAGCTACGGCCTGGGCGAGGCGGTGGTGGGCGGCATGGTCACCCCAGACAAGTTCTACGTGTTCCAGCGCGACGGGGGCCGCGAGGTCGTCATTCGCTACATGGGCTGCAAGGAAAAGAAGATCGTCTACAAAGAGGACGGCAGCGGCACCCATGTGGTGAAGGTGCCTGACAACGAGGTCTCCCGCTGGGCGCTCTCCATTGCCCAGGCCGAGATGGTGGCCCAGGGCGTGCGCGCCATTTCCAATGCTTACGGCCACATGATCATGGACACCGAGTTCTGCATCGACAAGACTGACCGGCTCTGGTTCGTCCAGGCGCGGCCAGAAACCCGCTGGAACGAGGATTTCGAGCTCCATCCTGACACCATCTTCATGCGCCGTCTCGAAGTGGACAAGAAGGCCATCGAATCCGCCGAGGTCATCCTCGAAGGCAACGGCGCCTCGCGCGGAGCCGGGCAGGGCACGGTCAAGTACCTGCGCTCCGCACTGGAGCTGAACAAGATCAACAAGGGCGACATCCTGGCCGCCGAGCGCACCGATCCGGACATGGTGCCGGGCATGCGCATCGCCTCGGCCATCCTGGCCGACGTGGGCGGCGACACCAGCCATGCGGCCATCACCTCGCGCGAGCTGGGCATCCCGGCCATCATCGGCATCCAGCGTCTCGAAGCCCTGCGCGCCCTCGACGGCCAGCAGATCACCGTGGACGGTTCGCGCGGCAAGGTCTATCGCGGCGAACTGCCTCTGGTGCAGGTGGGCGGCGAGATCGACCTCGCCGAACTGCCCGCCACCAAGACCAAGGTTGGCCTCATCCTGGCCGACGTGGGGCAGGCCCTGTTCCTCTCCCGGCTGCGCACCGTGCCCGATTTTGAGATAGGCCTGTTGCGCGCTGAGTTCATGCTCGGCAACATCGGCGTCCATCCCATGGCCCTTGAGGCCTATGACAAGGACACCCTCAATGATCTGGTGGAGGAAAAGATCCAGCAGATGGACAACCGCCTGACCAAGGTCATGAAGGAGCAGCTGGCGGACGGCCTGATCCGGATGCCGCTCAAGCTGCGCGAATACGTCGGCCTGATCACCGGTCTGTCGGGCCAGATGGATTCCCTGGCCGAGCAGGAAGGATCGCGCAGCACCGATCAGGTGCTGGCCATGCACCGCAAGCTGCGCGAGATGGACCACAAGCTCGACGAGCACCTTTCCTTTGCCACCGATCGACTGGACGTGCTCAAGACCTCCATCGACCTTGAGGCGCACGTGGCCGTCATCCTCGGCCACCACGACGTGCTCGAATCCATGCCCGAGCCGCGCAGCGAGGCGTGGAAGGTCCGGCAGGAACACGAGCAGATCGTGGCCGATTACGTCAAGCGGCTCAAGAACAACCCGGAGATAGTGGCCTATCTCGATCAGGTGACCGCCCTGCGCGAGGAAGTGGCCCTCAAGATGGGCCTGAAGTCCGAGATGGACGAGGTGGCCACGCTGCCCGACCGCATCCGGCATCTTCTGGAGGCGCGCGGCTACACCTCGGGCAAGGAGAACTACATCCAGACCCTGGCCCAGGGGCTGGCCCTCTTTGCCATGGCCTTCTACGGCAGCAACATCGTCTACCGGACCACGGACTTCAAGTCCAACGAGTACCGGAACCTGCTGGGCGGTCTGCTTTTTGAGGCCCACGAAGACAACCCCATGATCGGCTACCGGGGCGTGTCGCGCAACATCCACGACTGGGAGCTCGAGGCCTTCAAGCTGGCCCGGGGCATTTACGGCGGCAAGAACCTGAGCATCATGTTCCCGTTTGTGCGCACCCTGGAAGAGGCCCGGAGCATGAAGCGCTACCTCAAGCAGGTCCACAACCTGGAATCGGGCCGGGACAACCTCAAGGTCATCCTCATGGCCGAGATTCCGAGCAACGCCATTTTGTGCAAGGAGTTCCTCCAGGAGGTGGACGGCTTCTCCATCGGTTCCAACGACATGACCCAGATGGTGCTGGCCACGGACCGCGACAACGCGAGCCTCCAGCACATCTACGACGAAGAGGACCCGGCGGTGGTCTGGGCCATTCTCTCGGCCATCTTCGCCGGACAGAAGGCGGGCAAGAAGGTCGGCTTCTGCGGCCAGGGCGTCAGTAACAGCCTCATCCTGCGCGGGCTGGTGGCCATTGCCGGCATCGTGTCCGCCTCGGTGGTGCCCGACACCTACCAGCAGACCAAGTTCGACATGGCCGCCGTGGAGGCCGAGAACATCAGGCCCAGCGACCTGGGTGGCTGGCTCAAGAAGCAGCACATGAAGCGCTTGTGCGAGCTGCTGGAAACCAACAGCTACGGGCATATTCTCAAGAAATACAAGTCCCCTGAGGACTTCATGGAGTGGTACGAAGGCGAGCTGGACCGCTTCAGCGAGCAGCTTCGCGAGCACATGGAGACGCCCAAGGAGGAGTTCTACCGCCAGGAAATGCAGCAGTTCCGCAGCATGTTCCACAAGCCGGTCATCTACGCCAGCTGGGAGTGGCACAACACCGTGGAGGATGCCATGCACCATGCCGGTTTTGCCACCTTCGAGGAGCAGGAGCAGGCGCTTGAGGCGCAGCGCGCCAAGTCCTGGTAG